A genome region from Pseudomonas sp. S06B 330 includes the following:
- a CDS encoding retention module-containing protein — protein sequence MAKLIGVVSKVVGEVFAVATDGTRRALSEGDRLFAGEQLQTGAAGAIAVHLQNGAELTLGRDSSLALSPQLLANHAPHVESPEALTPSQAQLTDVEKLQQAIAAGADPSQEADPTAAGPGSGGAAGALGGGHSFVLLNEVAGRVAPEIGFPTAGFNGFAELRSPDAGLLNNNDDAPPLPPVVDNPVTLEGLQVQGGELSLNEANLAQGSASNPAALTQTGSFTVVAPDGVFNLNVGGINIVTAGAVTGVGQSITTGLGNVLTITGYDAATGVVSYSYTLTGAETHPNGGGANGLGESISVSVSDTDGDVASGSLDINVTDDTPRAVDDSNALTASENQLTLTGNVLSNDVQGADRIASGPITAGTFTGTYGTLVLAADGSYTYTLNSADPDFIKLHGGGSGIETFTYTLKDADGDTSTANLVLNVTNIDDPVVIGGLSINGGALTFYEKNLADGSSPDAAALTRSGTFKVSAADGLQSLSVGGINLISNGVAITSPQTATTSLGNKLSITYNPLTGEVSFSFTLQGREGHASGEGINNMSETLAVTASDADGRSASLNVNVTIVDDVPTAVADTNAVTATENHLTLTGNVLTNDIQGADRIASGPITPQTLEGVYGKLVLAADGSYTYTLNTADPDFINLHGGGTGIETFTYTLKDSDGDSSTATLKLNVNNLNDPITLNGLNVEGGELTVFEKHLSDGSNPNGPALTQGGSFSVTAPDGLQTLTIGGITVVSGGSAVGFPQSATTPEGNTLTITGYNASTGVVTYTYTLLDNESHSTGNGTTLSENFAVVATDTDGSTANGTINVNIVDDTPQAFNDINSTTATESQLTVTGNVLTNDTQGADRIASGPITPQSIEGTYGKLVLAADGSYTYTLNTADPDFINRTGTGVETFTYTLKDADGDSSTATLKINVNNLNDPVTLKGLDIECGELTVYEKNLSDGSSPSGSALTQSGSFTVHAPDGLKTLTIEGVTVISNGTGSFPQSGTTPLGNTLTITGYNPATGVVTYTYTLLDNEEHTSGNGTTLSESFTVVATDNDGSTASGNIDVNIVDDAPKAFNDTNSTTATENQLSVTGNVLTNDTQGADRIASGPITPQSIEGTYGKLVLAADGSYTYTLNTADPDFINRTGTGVETFTYTLKDADGDSSTATLKINVNNLNDPVTLKGLDIECGELTVYEKNLSDGSSPSGSALTQSGSFTVHAPDGLKTLTIEGVTVISNGTGSFPQSGTTPLGNTLTITGYNPATGVVTYTYTLLDNEEHTSGNGTTLSESFTVVATDNDGSTASGNIDVNIVDDAPKAFNDTNSTTATENQLSVTGNVLTNDTQGADRIASGPITPQSIEGTYGKLVLAADGSYTYTLNTADPDFINRTGTGVETFTYTLKDADGDSSTATLKINVNNLNDPVTLKGLDIECGELTVYEKNLSDGSSPSGSALTQSGSFTVHAPDGLKTLTIEGVTVISNGTGSFPQSGTTPLGNTLTITGYNPATGVVTYTYTLLDNEEHTSGNGTTLSESFTVVATDNDGSTASGNIDVNIVDDAPKAFNDTNSTTATENQLSVTGNVLTNDTQGADRIASGPITPQSIEGTYGKLVLAADGSYTYTLNTADPDFINRTGTGVETFTYTLKDADGDSSTATLKINVNNLNDPVTLKGLDIECGELTVYEKNLSDGSSPSGSALTQSGSFTVHAPDGLKTLTIEGVTVISNGTGSFPQSGTTPLGNTLTITGYNPATGVVTYTYTLLDNEEHTSGNGTTLSESFTVVATDNDGSTASGNIDVNIVDDAPKAFNDTNSTTATETQLTVTGNVLTNDTQGADRVSSGPITPQTLNGVYGKLVLAADGSYTYTLNTADQDFVNLHGGGSGVDSFTYTLKDADGDSSTATLKINVSNLNHPVVINGLDVEGGELTVYEKNLSDGSSPDTPPLTQTGSFSVSAPDGLQTLTVGGITVVSGGNAVGFPQTGTTPLGNSLTITGYNPSTGVVTYSYTLQGSENHPGANGINNLNEPITVTATDKDGSTDHATLDVTIVDDVSAVAGAERSVTPGQVDSNLLLIIDVSGSMQDPSGVGGKTRLQLAKDAISALLDKYDEMGDVKVQIVTFNSSASEESTTWVSVAQAKQIVAGLSAGGGTNYDDAVAEAKSAFANSGSLNGAQNVGYFFSDGNPSTTSQGIGSTDEVAWKSFLDSNGIKSYAIGLGSGVNAGNLDPLAYDGSTHTNTNSVVVTDLNELNQVLSGTVQAAPITGSLMSGGLFGADGGFIKALLVDGTTYTYDPKALGGQGSYSANGTDRGSFDTATNTFNIKTVKGGTLLVDMDTGAFTYTPPKDNGTTVTENVGFTASDNDGDLSSANLVVTVHTNAAPVAGADHIITNILSSAITVPAEALLANDSDANNDRLSAAPITFDTNWAAKGAGFSVGSGTPTVNFLGSASSPANQLKDLARSSFRGASNTTTAALIVSGYLGALSTNANAEDVLTVTLKQGETLKLDHDRPAGNILMEWKDENGVYQTIADGSSFTASHDGLYSIHVINQTNPTGNNVNGSENYALTMTVDYANAQNQTYNGTYTVSDGHGGTGTGNVDITYQQGSTLTGTNGHDTLLGGSGNDTLNAGTGNDVLIGGDGNDILNAGDGNDLLIGGAGNDQLNGDAGIDTASYASANGAVTVSLASSLEQNTGGAGNDTLTGIENLIGSDYNDNLTGNGTANLLQGGLGNDTLVGGGGNDVLIGGPGNNVLTGGDGNDIFLWQQGNSGHDRVTDFTPGTDRLDLSQLLQGENATTASLDDYLHFKVTGSGSGVVSTIEVSAVAGAAPTQIIDLAGVNLAQHYGVTAGAGGVIAAGQDTATIINGMLNDHSLKVDTV from the coding sequence ATGGCCAAGTTAATCGGTGTTGTCAGCAAAGTAGTCGGAGAGGTATTCGCGGTCGCCACTGACGGGACACGTCGGGCGCTGTCTGAAGGTGACCGGCTGTTTGCCGGCGAGCAGCTGCAGACAGGCGCAGCTGGCGCCATCGCCGTTCATCTGCAAAACGGCGCCGAATTGACCCTGGGCCGTGACAGCAGCCTGGCACTTTCACCCCAACTGCTGGCCAACCATGCGCCACATGTCGAATCACCCGAGGCGCTGACGCCGAGCCAGGCGCAACTGACTGATGTAGAGAAGCTCCAGCAAGCTATCGCTGCTGGTGCCGACCCGAGCCAGGAGGCTGATCCGACTGCGGCTGGCCCCGGCAGTGGCGGGGCCGCAGGCGCACTCGGTGGAGGGCACTCCTTCGTTCTGCTCAATGAAGTGGCTGGGCGGGTTGCTCCAGAGATTGGCTTCCCGACGGCTGGTTTCAACGGATTTGCAGAACTGCGCTCGCCGGATGCCGGCTTGCTCAACAACAACGATGACGCACCGCCACTGCCGCCAGTGGTCGATAACCCGGTCACCCTCGAAGGCCTGCAGGTGCAAGGCGGCGAACTGTCGCTCAACGAGGCTAATCTGGCCCAAGGCTCGGCCAGTAACCCCGCGGCACTGACCCAAACCGGCAGTTTTACCGTGGTAGCGCCGGATGGGGTATTCAACCTCAACGTCGGTGGTATCAACATCGTCACCGCGGGTGCGGTGACCGGAGTCGGCCAATCGATTACCACCGGCCTTGGCAACGTTTTGACCATCACCGGCTACGATGCGGCGACCGGTGTGGTCAGCTACAGCTACACCTTGACCGGTGCTGAAACGCACCCGAACGGTGGCGGTGCCAACGGGCTGGGTGAGAGCATCAGCGTTTCGGTCAGCGATACCGACGGTGATGTCGCCAGTGGTTCGCTGGATATCAATGTTACTGACGACACGCCGCGAGCGGTGGATGACAGCAATGCACTCACCGCCAGTGAGAATCAGCTGACGTTGACCGGTAATGTCCTTAGTAATGATGTGCAAGGTGCGGATCGCATTGCCTCCGGGCCAATCACTGCAGGCACCTTCACTGGCACCTACGGCACGCTGGTGTTGGCCGCTGATGGCTCCTACACCTATACGCTGAACAGTGCTGATCCTGATTTCATCAAGCTGCACGGTGGTGGCAGCGGTATCGAGACCTTCACCTACACCCTCAAGGATGCCGACGGCGATACCAGCACTGCCAACCTGGTACTCAATGTTACCAACATCGATGATCCAGTCGTCATCGGCGGATTGAGCATCAATGGCGGAGCGCTGACGTTCTACGAGAAAAACCTGGCTGATGGCAGCAGCCCGGATGCGGCGGCACTGACCCGTAGCGGTACTTTCAAAGTCAGCGCCGCCGATGGCCTGCAATCCCTTTCCGTCGGCGGCATCAATCTGATCAGCAATGGTGTGGCCATCACTTCTCCACAAACGGCCACCACCAGCCTCGGTAACAAGCTGTCTATCACCTACAACCCGCTGACCGGTGAGGTGTCCTTCAGCTTTACCCTGCAGGGCCGGGAAGGTCATGCCAGTGGTGAAGGCATCAACAACATGAGCGAAACGCTCGCGGTAACGGCCTCCGATGCCGATGGTCGCAGTGCCAGCCTCAACGTCAATGTCACCATTGTCGATGATGTACCGACGGCAGTTGCCGACACTAACGCGGTCACCGCTACCGAGAATCATCTGACGTTGACGGGCAACGTCCTGACGAACGACATCCAGGGTGCTGACCGTATTGCGAGCGGGCCGATTACGCCGCAGACCCTTGAGGGTGTGTACGGCAAATTGGTACTCGCGGCGGACGGTTCCTACACCTACACACTGAACACCGCGGATCCAGACTTCATCAATCTGCACGGTGGTGGCACAGGCATCGAGACGTTCACCTACACCCTCAAAGATTCTGATGGTGACAGCAGCACGGCGACATTGAAGCTCAACGTCAACAACCTCAACGACCCGATCACCCTCAACGGCCTGAATGTTGAAGGCGGTGAGCTGACGGTCTTCGAGAAGCATCTCTCCGACGGCAGCAACCCGAATGGGCCGGCATTGACCCAGGGCGGCAGCTTCTCGGTGACGGCGCCTGATGGCCTGCAAACCTTGACCATTGGTGGCATTACCGTGGTCAGTGGCGGCAGCGCGGTGGGTTTCCCGCAATCAGCCACGACGCCTGAAGGCAACACCCTGACCATCACTGGCTATAATGCCAGCACGGGGGTGGTGACTTACACCTATACGTTGCTCGACAACGAGTCCCATAGCACTGGCAATGGCACCACCCTGAGCGAGAACTTTGCAGTCGTCGCCACTGACACCGATGGCAGCACAGCCAACGGCACGATCAATGTGAATATCGTCGATGACACGCCGCAAGCCTTCAACGATATCAACAGCACCACCGCCACCGAGAGTCAGCTGACCGTGACTGGTAATGTGTTGACCAACGACACCCAAGGCGCTGACCGCATCGCCAGTGGACCGATCACACCGCAGTCCATCGAGGGCACCTACGGCAAGCTGGTACTGGCCGCCGACGGCTCCTATACCTACACGCTGAACACTGCCGACCCGGACTTCATCAACCGTACTGGCACCGGCGTTGAAACCTTCACCTACACCCTCAAGGATGCCGACGGCGACAGTAGCACCGCGACGCTGAAGATCAACGTCAATAACCTCAACGACCCGGTGACCTTGAAAGGCCTGGATATCGAATGCGGCGAACTGACTGTTTATGAGAAAAACCTGAGCGATGGCAGTAGTCCGAGTGGATCGGCACTGACCCAAAGCGGCAGCTTCACCGTGCATGCACCGGATGGCCTGAAAACCCTGACCATTGAAGGGGTCACGGTGATCAGCAACGGCACGGGTAGCTTTCCACAGTCGGGAACGACCCCGCTGGGCAATACGTTGACCATCACTGGCTACAACCCGGCCACCGGCGTGGTGACCTACACCTATACGTTGCTCGACAACGAAGAGCACACCAGCGGTAACGGCACTACCTTGAGCGAAAGCTTCACCGTGGTCGCGACGGATAACGATGGCAGCACGGCCAGTGGCAACATCGATGTAAACATCGTCGACGACGCGCCGAAAGCCTTCAATGACACCAACAGCACCACGGCCACCGAGAATCAGCTGAGCGTCACCGGTAACGTGTTGACCAACGACACCCAGGGCGCTGACCGCATCGCCAGTGGACCGATCACACCGCAGTCCATCGAGGGCACCTACGGCAAGCTGGTGCTGGCCGCCGACGGCTCCTATACCTACACGCTAAACACTGCCGACCCGGACTTCATCAACCGTACTGGCACCGGCGTCGAAACCTTCACCTACACCCTCAAGGATGCCGACGGCGACAGTAGCACCGCGACCTTGAAGATCAACGTCAATAACCTCAACGACCCGGTGACCTTGAAAGGCCTGGATATCGAATGCGGCGAACTGACTGTTTATGAGAAAAACCTGAGCGATGGCAGTAGTCCGAGTGGATCGGCACTGACCCAAAGCGGCAGCTTCACCGTGCATGCACCGGATGGCCTGAAAACCCTGACCATTGAAGGGGTCACGGTGATCAGCAACGGCACGGGTAGCTTTCCACAGTCGGGAACGACCCCGCTGGGCAATACGTTGACCATCACTGGCTACAACCCGGCCACCGGCGTGGTGACCTACACCTATACGTTGCTCGACAACGAAGAGCACACCAGCGGTAACGGCACTACCTTGAGCGAAAGCTTCACCGTGGTCGCGACGGATAACGATGGCAGCACGGCCAGTGGCAACATCGATGTAAACATCGTCGACGACGCGCCGAAAGCCTTCAATGACACCAACAGCACCACGGCCACCGAGAATCAGCTGAGCGTCACCGGTAACGTGTTGACCAACGACACCCAGGGCGCTGACCGCATCGCCAGTGGACCGATCACACCGCAGTCCATCGAGGGCACCTACGGCAAGCTGGTACTGGCCGCCGACGGCTCCTATACCTACACGCTGAACACTGCCGACCCGGACTTCATCAACCGTACTGGCACCGGCGTTGAAACCTTCACCTACACCCTCAAGGATGCCGACGGCGACAGTAGCACCGCGACGCTGAAGATCAACGTCAATAACCTCAACGACCCGGTGACCTTGAAAGGCCTGGATATCGAATGCGGCGAACTGACTGTTTATGAGAAAAACCTGAGCGATGGCAGTAGTCCGAGTGGATCGGCACTGACCCAAAGCGGCAGCTTCACCGTGCATGCACCGGATGGCCTGAAAACCCTGACCATTGAAGGGGTCACGGTGATCAGCAACGGCACGGGTAGCTTTCCACAGTCGGGAACGACCCCGCTGGGCAATACGTTGACCATCACTGGCTACAACCCGGCCACCGGCGTGGTGACCTACACCTATACGTTGCTCGACAACGAAGAGCACACCAGCGGTAACGGCACTACCTTGAGCGAAAGCTTCACCGTGGTCGCGACGGATAACGATGGCAGCACGGCCAGTGGCAACATCGATGTAAACATCGTCGACGACGCGCCGAAAGCCTTCAATGACACCAACAGCACCACGGCCACCGAGAATCAGCTGAGCGTCACCGGTAACGTGTTGACCAACGACACCCAGGGCGCTGACCGCATCGCCAGTGGACCGATCACACCGCAGTCCATCGAGGGCACCTACGGCAAGCTGGTGCTGGCCGCCGACGGCTCCTATACCTACACGCTAAACACTGCCGACCCGGACTTCATCAACCGTACTGGCACCGGCGTCGAAACCTTCACCTACACCCTCAAGGATGCCGACGGCGACAGTAGCACCGCGACCTTGAAGATCAACGTCAATAACCTCAACGACCCGGTGACCTTGAAAGGCCTGGATATCGAATGCGGCGAACTGACTGTTTATGAGAAAAACCTGAGCGATGGCAGTAGTCCGAGTGGATCGGCACTGACCCAAAGCGGCAGCTTCACCGTGCATGCACCGGATGGCCTGAAAACCCTGACCATTGAAGGGGTCACGGTGATCAGCAACGGCACGGGTAGCTTTCCACAGTCGGGAACGACCCCGCTGGGCAATACGTTGACCATCACTGGCTACAACCCGGCCACCGGCGTGGTGACCTACACCTATACGTTGCTCGACAACGAAGAGCACACCAGCGGTAACGGCACTACCTTGAGCGAAAGCTTCACCGTGGTCGCGACGGATAACGATGGCAGCACGGCCAGTGGCAACATCGATGTAAACATCGTCGACGACGCGCCGAAAGCCTTCAATGACACCAACAGCACCACGGCCACCGAAACCCAGCTGACCGTGACTGGTAACGTGTTGACCAACGATACCCAGGGCGCCGACCGTGTTTCGAGCGGACCGATTACGCCGCAGACACTCAACGGTGTCTACGGCAAGCTGGTGCTGGCCGCCGACGGCTCCTACACCTACACGCTGAACACCGCTGATCAGGATTTCGTCAACCTGCACGGTGGCGGCAGTGGTGTTGATAGCTTTACCTACACCCTCAAGGACGCCGATGGCGACAGCAGCACTGCAACACTGAAGATCAACGTCAGTAACCTGAACCATCCGGTCGTCATCAATGGCTTGGACGTCGAGGGTGGCGAGTTGACGGTCTATGAGAAAAACCTCAGCGACGGCAGCAGTCCAGACACCCCGCCGTTGACCCAGACGGGAAGCTTTAGCGTATCGGCCCCGGATGGTCTGCAAACCCTGACGGTAGGCGGTATCACCGTGGTCAGTGGCGGCAATGCGGTTGGCTTCCCGCAGACAGGGACTACCCCGTTGGGTAACTCGCTGACCATCACGGGTTACAACCCGAGCACGGGTGTGGTGACCTATTCCTACACCTTGCAGGGCAGTGAAAACCACCCTGGTGCCAACGGCATCAACAATCTCAACGAACCCATCACTGTCACCGCAACCGATAAAGATGGCAGTACTGACCATGCCACGCTGGATGTGACCATCGTTGATGATGTGTCTGCGGTAGCGGGCGCGGAGCGTTCGGTGACGCCAGGGCAGGTCGATTCCAATCTGCTGCTGATCATTGATGTGTCCGGCAGTATGCAAGACCCGTCAGGAGTCGGCGGTAAGACACGACTGCAACTGGCCAAGGATGCCATCAGCGCCTTGCTCGACAAGTACGACGAGATGGGCGATGTCAAAGTACAGATTGTGACTTTCAATTCATCGGCTTCGGAAGAGTCGACCACCTGGGTATCGGTCGCTCAAGCCAAGCAGATCGTCGCGGGCCTGTCGGCGGGCGGCGGTACCAACTACGATGACGCGGTCGCCGAAGCCAAGTCGGCGTTTGCCAATAGCGGTAGCCTGAACGGGGCACAAAACGTCGGCTATTTTTTCTCCGATGGCAACCCGTCCACGACCTCACAAGGCATCGGCTCGACCGACGAGGTTGCCTGGAAGTCCTTCCTCGACAGCAACGGCATCAAGTCGTATGCCATTGGTCTGGGCAGCGGCGTCAACGCCGGCAATCTCGATCCTCTGGCCTATGACGGCAGTACCCATACCAACACCAATTCGGTGGTGGTCACCGACCTCAACGAATTGAATCAAGTGTTGTCCGGTACGGTGCAGGCTGCACCCATCACCGGCAGCCTGATGAGCGGCGGATTGTTTGGCGCCGACGGCGGTTTTATCAAAGCGTTGCTGGTCGACGGCACCACCTATACCTATGACCCCAAAGCCTTGGGCGGGCAGGGCAGCTACAGCGCCAACGGTACTGATCGCGGCTCTTTCGACACGGCAACCAACACCTTCAACATCAAGACGGTCAAGGGCGGCACCTTGCTGGTCGACATGGATACGGGGGCGTTCACCTACACGCCACCGAAAGACAATGGCACGACGGTGACCGAGAATGTCGGTTTCACCGCCAGTGATAACGATGGCGACTTGAGCAGCGCCAACCTGGTGGTCACTGTCCACACAAACGCTGCGCCAGTGGCCGGTGCCGACCATATCATCACCAATATCCTCTCTAGTGCCATCACCGTCCCGGCCGAGGCGTTGTTGGCCAATGACAGTGATGCCAACAACGATAGGCTCAGCGCCGCGCCGATCACCTTCGATACCAATTGGGCGGCCAAAGGCGCTGGATTTTCGGTGGGCAGCGGCACGCCTACGGTCAACTTCCTTGGAAGCGCCAGTAGCCCTGCCAACCAACTCAAGGACCTGGCGCGTAGTTCATTCCGCGGCGCGTCAAATACCACTACCGCAGCGTTGATCGTCAGTGGCTACCTGGGGGCGCTGTCCACCAATGCCAATGCCGAAGACGTGCTCACTGTCACCTTGAAACAAGGCGAGACGCTCAAGCTTGATCATGATCGGCCTGCCGGCAACATCCTGATGGAATGGAAAGACGAGAACGGCGTCTATCAGACCATTGCCGATGGTTCCAGCTTTACCGCCAGTCATGACGGGCTCTACAGCATCCATGTGATCAACCAGACCAACCCCACGGGGAACAATGTCAACGGCTCAGAAAACTACGCATTGACCATGACGGTCGACTACGCCAATGCCCAGAATCAAACCTATAACGGCACTTATACAGTCAGTGATGGGCACGGCGGTACCGGCACCGGCAATGTCGATATCACCTACCAGCAAGGCAGCACCCTGACCGGCACCAATGGTCATGACACCCTGCTGGGCGGTTCGGGCAACGACACCCTCAACGCCGGAACGGGCAACGATGTGCTAATTGGCGGTGACGGTAACGACATCCTCAACGCAGGTGATGGCAATGACCTGTTGATCGGCGGTGCGGGTAATGACCAGCTCAATGGCGATGCTGGTATCGATACTGCCAGCTATGCCAGTGCCAACGGTGCGGTGACGGTAAGCCTGGCGAGCTCGTTGGAGCAAAACACTGGTGGGGCTGGTAACGATACCTTGACCGGTATCGAGAACCTGATCGGTTCGGACTACAACGACAACCTGACCGGCAATGGCACCGCCAACCTGCTCCAGGGTGGGCTGGGTAATGACACGCTGGTCGGCGGTGGCGGCAACGATGTCCTGATCGGCGGGCCGGGCAACAATGTCCTGACCGGCGGTGATGGCAACGATATCTTCCTTTGGCAACAGGGCAATTCCGGGCATGACAGGGTCACCGACTTCACCCCTGGCACCGATCGCCTCGACCTGTCGCAATTGCTCCAAGGGGAGAATGCAACGACGGCATCACTGGATGACTACCTGCACTTCAAGGTCACTGGCAGCGGCTCTGGCGTGGTCTCGACCATTGAGGTCAGTGCTGTGGCGGGGGCGGCGCCGACGCAGATCATTGACCTGGCAGGGGTCAACCTGGCCCAGCATTACGGGGTGACGGCGGGGGCGGGTGGGGTGATTGCTGCCGGGCAGGATACCGCGACCATTATCAATGGGATGCTCAATGATCATTCGTTGAAAGTGGATACGGTGTAG
- a CDS encoding TolC family outer membrane protein: MRVLTPITSAILLAMACANAQAMSITEAVQSAVDQHPEINASRNNRLSADEDVNVAKGGWYPRVDLIAGYGRQKSDNTNTRGFNADGTRNHNTETLNYTQSDLRLRQMLFDGFSTSNEVGRTEAVVNSRAYYTQATAQSIALRAIEVYLEVLKRRELVTLAKNNLQAHLRVNDQIGLRSERGVGSTADLDQSTARRALAENNLYTAEVDLADAEANFYSVIGRMPDELETPVTIKGEMPQSLIDARQDMLEHNPYLKSAQADVQAAEQQYEVAKSPFYPRLDAVLATGANNNTAGQVGHDNNDWQAGVELSYNLFRGGSDKARLQSDAHKINQAMDIRNNALRTLNEDLALSWNAMTNARKQTPTAREYADTTTRVRAAYQDQFGLGQRTLLDLLDSENELYNANRRYTEVRYVEEFSMYRVLANMGELLNKQRISLPPEAIAKSEVRSEARLPDMR; this comes from the coding sequence ATGCGCGTTTTGACCCCCATCACCAGTGCAATTCTTTTGGCCATGGCATGCGCCAATGCTCAGGCGATGTCTATTACGGAAGCTGTACAAAGCGCCGTGGACCAACATCCTGAAATCAATGCCAGCCGCAACAATCGCTTGTCTGCCGACGAAGACGTCAACGTTGCCAAGGGCGGTTGGTATCCACGCGTCGACCTGATTGCCGGCTATGGCCGGCAAAAATCAGACAACACCAATACCCGCGGTTTCAACGCCGACGGCACACGCAATCACAACACCGAAACGTTGAACTACACCCAGTCAGACCTGCGCTTGCGGCAGATGCTGTTCGACGGTTTCAGCACCTCGAACGAAGTGGGACGTACTGAAGCGGTGGTCAATTCCCGCGCCTACTACACCCAGGCTACCGCCCAAAGCATTGCCCTGCGTGCCATCGAGGTGTACCTAGAGGTGCTCAAGCGCCGTGAGCTGGTAACCCTGGCCAAGAACAACCTGCAGGCCCACTTGCGCGTCAACGACCAGATTGGCTTGCGCAGTGAGCGAGGTGTTGGCAGTACCGCCGACCTGGACCAATCCACCGCCCGTCGCGCCCTGGCGGAAAACAACCTGTACACCGCCGAAGTCGACCTGGCCGATGCCGAAGCCAACTTCTACAGTGTCATCGGCCGTATGCCCGACGAGCTGGAAACACCGGTCACGATCAAGGGCGAAATGCCACAAAGCCTGATCGACGCACGTCAGGACATGCTGGAGCACAACCCCTACCTGAAGTCAGCCCAAGCTGACGTGCAAGCTGCCGAACAGCAGTACGAAGTGGCCAAGTCGCCATTCTATCCACGCCTGGATGCCGTGCTGGCAACCGGCGCCAACAACAACACCGCAGGCCAGGTCGGCCACGACAACAACGACTGGCAAGCCGGTGTCGAGCTCAGCTACAACCTGTTCCGTGGCGGCAGCGACAAGGCCCGCCTGCAATCCGATGCGCACAAGATCAACCAGGCCATGGACATTCGCAACAATGCCCTGCGCACCCTCAACGAGGATCTGGCGCTGTCATGGAACGCCATGACCAACGCCCGCAAGCAAACCCCGACCGCCCGCGAATACGCTGACACCACCACCCGTGTGCGTGCGGCCTACCAGGATCAGTTCGGCCTCGGCCAACGGACCCTGCTCGACCTGCTCGACAGTGAGAACGAGCTGTACAACGCCAACCGCCGCTACACCGAGGTGCGCTACGTCGAGGAATTCTCGATGTACCGGGTCCTGGCCAACATGGGTGAGCTGCTGAACAAGCAGCGTATCTCACTGCCGCCTGAGGCCATCGCCAAGAGTGAAGTGAGGAGCGAAGCACGTTTGCCCGACATGCGCTAA